The genome window ACGCTGGGCGTGGTGCGGTACCGCGGCTCAGTTGGCGGTAGCATTGGCTGCCTCTGCTGGTGCCTGTGTGTTGGCTGCATTGGGTTCGGCCGCAAGGAGCCGTTGCTCGCCACGACCTTTGCTTTTATGTAATGGTGCTATTGGTGAGTTTTAGGACAATTTTAATTTGAGCCCTAATAATGAAACCATGTTGCAATCTTTAAATGAATTATGCCTATAAATGTGTAattcgattatattattaataaataaaagcgaAGCTGTCTGTCGAATATCAAATCTATGTATTGATGTACTTTGGTTTCCTGAGTACGTAAGCCAGGTTAATTACGAAGGGACGTAAGAAGAGAGCattggattttattatttttaagccaATATTTATGGGTGAACGTGACCACATTGCTCATTTGTTTATCTGCAGAAAAGtaatatacagattaaaaagttCGTGAAGAGCCTTGAGTAAAGTACACTAAGATTTTGACATACCTCTCTCAATTGACTCTCTGAGCATGAGTCGGGCCAAGTTGAAGCCGGCTTTTTGTATTGAAGTGTACGTAGCACACACAATGAGAAGTCCAAATAAACGCAAGGATTATTTCGATTCAAAAATACTCAATGCAATAGGTcttataataatctaaaattacgtttttttttcagttcttTTCACCTTAGGTGCAATTGCAGTTTGGTTGACCGAGTTCTTCCTGAGATTGCAGCATAATGTCATGTCGGATGAAGATCTAGCGAACACGTGGTCTTCGGATATGACAGCCGACTTAGGACTCtcattttggtatttttttaaatctgtacttCTATACAAAAAGtatgaatgcgaaagtaactttatcagtctgtctgtctttctttaatcgaatttgatgaaatttggtacgattTTAGAtactttatatactatattttggACCAAACCCTAaaaagcgaagccgcgggcgacagtATTGGTATTATATTGGTATCAGGTTATAGAAACTGACCAGGACCTTATTGTTCCTTGtatttttgtcaattatttttgattgcATGGCTATAGCCGATCTttagttttatcaataaaaaaataggaaaaataagaataaatcgTGAAaagtaattcatatatatttgcaAACAAACTGAAGAAATAAATTTCGTTTATGACATTAGGCTATTTTCAACAGGGTCTGTGAGAATGTTGCAACGTTTAgaaattgatttgtatttatgctTACGTAATTCAAAAACCGCGAAGACTATCTTGTGCCTGAAATGTCCCATCAAATTATGAGAGAGAGAGGAAATATAGAATACGTTAAtatttgcgcacacatttgGACAACATAAGGCACTAATATCGGTTGGGCATTTGGCATTGGCATTTATAAGGCTGCGGTGATCGAAAACCGCGAGGAAAAATATCTCATATCTTCTTAACAGAAAAAGAGGCATGTTCAGCactaggatatatatatatatgaccaAAATTTTACCAGTAGGACTAAACATACTGAATAGCCTTGAAAATCTTcgatatgtattaatttttttttattttttttatttcaggctCATAGTAGCGGCGACAATAacagcatttataaataatgtatgtatcctAATAGCCGCTGCAGATGGAAGAGACGTGGATACCATCGCTCCAGCCTTAGAAGAGAAGGTTAACGGGGCGATCATGTTGTATTAATAGACTATATGTAAACTAGTGATGCACTACAGAACTATTAACGGTCGAATATCTCGAATATCGAATAGCATATGCTCTATATGCTATTCGATATTCAATAATAGAATAAGCTCGAATATCTaataacaatgaatataaattgtcaaaattgTTATTTCGATAAATCTGTAGTCGATATTTTCGCAGCACTAGTTgaagttaataataatctgtACAGTATTCTGGACCTGAGAGTATAAACGAAAGTATGTAGTACGAATGATCGAGAGTAGTTTCAAAGGAATATATGAAaagataattaagaaaaaataattaaagagtaTTCAATGtactttaaaagtaatttacaaaatataatgcaTTTAACGATTCAATAGACCAGAATATCATTTATACGGTctttaaactaaactaaaaaaaaaatcatttggtTTGTGAAGTGGCTCTCAAAGTTTaagacagtaaaaaaaaatgacagtcGAAAATTTGCTTTAcggaattttttaaatgttaactaCATAAAGTCGTGTGGTTGTGGTCTGTAATcgcattgtgcctgtagttacaatggctcactgacccttcaaactgaaacacaacaaataAAGTATTGCGGTTTGTCGGTAAAATATTAGATGaatgtgtggtacctacccggacggaCTTGTACaacctaccaccgagtaaaagCTTTGTTACTGCGGAGCCACTTATGACTAACTTCTGACCGGCAAAGTTAGATCGCGCAATAAGAACAACAAGACATATAAATTCAGTTTAAAGATTGTTTGCAATATATTCGGATCCATTATGTATTTAGTAAGAGTTTTATTgagaaattgtattatattttttattaacacagaTTATACAAACTTACAAAATGGtagattatacttttattgagCACAACGTTTACAAAAGTCAttgaatttgattaatatattcacCTATTCACACGAAGACACGCCCCACCACTCTAAATCACTGACGCGCTGTTGTGTGACGCTTGTGCTTACAAtgtgtcttagtgtgcgtgagatgactatcAGAATGagaataaacttattaaatttaaatttgatcgtTAAAGTGACTTGCGTTTATATTATACGGTTTTATTTGCGTTATTGTTTTCGCCGACGTCGCGACAGAGTTATACACGCGGTCACAACTTGGCGCGTACGCTTCATAATTGATAACAAGTTACTTCGTCTACCTTCTTACATCGTTTTATTTCTAATCTAATGCTGTAAACAAACtatccttaaaaatattaaagattctcCCAGACGGGTTGTGTCTACGGTATGTATAACTGTTGAAACGtcgaacaaaattataaaaaaggttcAAACTATTTGCTATAGGATAGTATACATTCTAAATCGAATCGAATGGCAAACTGACTTCCATTCGAACTTAtatcgaatataaattaattgctcagatttatttaaaagtgataAATAAATGCTCAAATTAATTACTCGATTGTCCGTCCATTAcatgtgaaaattttaattaatacctacttattttaatggaattagcataaaaatcaaaataccttcattttttttcataaaacagttACGTATTCAGTCTGTAAATGAATCGCTGCTGAGCTATAGACACCCTAAATGAGGAGGTAAGGAGTGTGTACTGTCAGTACTCACACAGTTTGTGTGGTGCATTTGAACCGCGCTGCCTTACAGTATAATTCACACTTTGCTTATAAATCatgaaacatcgtgaggaaacctgtcaGAAGATATAATGCATCATATGTATCCCAAGCCAAGTCCTGTTCTGTGTACAGATCAATATTTTGTGTGACCTTGTTAAAAcacacttataaatatttttttagactgtgattatttatataaagccgtcttcttctttcaaatgttaaaTCAATGATGTCGGAAAGAGAGATTTGAGAAAGCTTTAATCACTATCGGGCTTATAAACGCTGCTTAGCGGTTGTTTTTTCTCTATCTGTCCTCATTGATTTTACATTTGAGAGAAAAAGACTAAAAATTGGTCAGCTAATCACAAGCATTCCCTATGCTCCTCATTTAAAAGTagtcataaatatttgtttatatacaaattccATTAAATTTAGTAGAATGTTAACGTTATAGTTGTTAAGTCTTAGTTAAGTGATAAGGCTGAGTTTTAGTATAATCTCCacaatatataaacagttcgataaatttatatatagcgTTGTACTAATGGActtgattaaaattgatttgtatTGAATCTCCTGAAGTATTATATTACTATGATAAAATAGACTttttcgttaaattattattattgatttataatataaaaataaaatgaactttgGAAATCTACACGATATAACTTTTGAAATTAACTtctcattaaaattatgttttttaatgtattcatttttgtatcgtattttaattattagtgcCATTAGGTTAAgtcttttgtaattatatttccactgtaactaatatttatattttgtaacttttaatgtaattttctcGAATAAAAACTAatctgatttttttatgatttgtattatttttactagtctaaaacaataattaaaagtcaatatcaacatatacatgtatataaatatatttttcaagtaaGCCTATTCCTCCTGTTGTGGTACAGGGCTtcataatctatgatatttatgataAGGATTCTGTTATAGGAACTTTTTGGAAGTAAAAaatttaagtagttaagtggattagtgttgtattataaatatatgtatacaaatcaagaactgtttttaATGCGCAATATAGCAGAATTATTAGCAGACAGCATTCAAGAATACGTatatctaaagtttgtttatctttagtctcttcaattggaataggttatacttataaaattcttaataagtAGGGGTACTGGTTCCTAGCTCGTAgttctttttgttaataaaataacactttcTTGCTTGTcagtttggaaaaaaatatatttaaaaatgtaataaattgataaaataattagactGCATATTACTTAGATTTTGCATTAGACTTACATTTTACACCAATAAAAACTAATACAATTTGAAAacgatataaattaacattcagCCAACAAAGTTGTATATTAAAGTTGTCTACCAATGACAAAGACTCAGTATTATCGTATGTTTTTGTAAGAACGCGACGGACTATATATACGAAATGCagtattttatttgacttaCTCGGAACGCGTCTCTGGACATCGACGgtcgtatatttttatcttggAGTTTTGCTTCTATCATTCCGTTACTTATAAAAAGTCAATATCATTCGCAGCAATTAAGACACTCTTTAgatattcatttcattcatttatatcagtgattcccaaagtggtccaggtggacccccaggggtccacgggagacttgctgagggtctacgtaggcgtgaataaaaaatgggggtccataagatgttaatgggggtccacgaaaatttatctgcttttgatagtaaagagcaaaaatgtaagcatagtttttataagggcctacctacattgttttaagtacctaactaagcagataatattttaataaggcaagcgactgttacttgtccaaacttgcgtattcgatattacgtacaatttcgtgtacagacttgcaaagcgctatccgcccgacaatgcttaatgcttgttcagacatgaacttgatcaccactataaatacttgatgccaaaggtaccttttttttttcgtcatcagtttgagaaaatcactaacaaattcatagatatTTTAAGTGCTGAAATACtagtagggttactaaggataaaattaaaagcacaaatattaaacaaatttaaatttagttcatattttagtgtttctctcaaactgtggttacggacacatgccaataggtggtccacgagaaaaataagtttgggaactactgatttatatgatattttttagtaCTATTGATTTCcttcttttttcaaaaaggTTTGTATAAATAACCACGGTCCTTAGCCAATTGCATAGCTGGAGGAATTAGCTTAAAAACTGTCTCATTATTATAACAAGAAGAGCTgtttatttttgcaaatatgtcatttttaatGCGTtctttaagaattataatttatgtttagttatattttatttatgaaagtatAAACAAGACATTACAAAATTTTGCTACACAGTAGTATCTGCACACAATTTGTTTTTTGggcattcaaaactaaattatttactctaaaccaatcgtgtatctttGACAATGCGCcattcacatcgtcatagtcagttttttttttcatgtcgACCTTAAAACTGAGTGAAGTATCAAGTGTTCAGCAAACAAAACattatcacaaatacctttaaggaagatcatttatatatactagaaatagaaagggacccaaaattgatcctaatggaacacccatttttaacgtagatccagaagactattccattaatgaaaacttgcttcatactatatatatatttatatattatatatcttagtaTACTAGTATACTACGTTCTATAATTATTTGGAGAGGATAAGccttttttcaatttgtttgtTAACCAAAATCCAATTTTTGCTTCAAAGATCAAGGATATATACATCTTAAAATTGGTTATTTAGCGTAATAATATTGCGCCATTCAAGTGAAGTGAACCAGAGTGTACGCCCACCTTTTTtcgacataataataaaatatttaaaaaataattcaagcaCAGAGTACACAATACATTACGTTTTGCTCAAAGCGCGCGTTTGACATTCACCGCACGTTCAGAAACCGGCGCGATTGAATCGGTACCCTATTGCCATTGCCGACGTAATGCGTTTAGAAAACGATTTTGACAAGATTGCGactaaattgtatttgttacgTACCAGTTTAAAAAAACGGCTTGGCTATGGGGCCTGACTTTCAATGATAAGTTTGAATGGAAAGATTACtcgctttgtttatttaatacaattacaagATCCAAGGTTGCATAGTTACAATGcggtgtaataataatactatctatctataatgatatatatcCAGAGTAATGCACGAGAGCGaagataaaaagtaattttcatgtttatatattttttttatatttagtgtctgtcatggtatgggcatgttatgcgtagaaatgaggaccatgttgtgaggaaggtcttgagcatggatgtggatgtagagataggggacgaccaaagaaacgatggatggattgtgtgaaagacgatatggttagaaagaatgttacttgtgagatgacgtctgacagagaagtatggaagaagaagacatgctgcgccgaccccaagtaaaatttgGATAAGTGCAGGAGAATGATGATTTAGGGTCTCAGAAATTAGAATTCAAAgtcgaatattttaaaacagaattaataattcttttgtaaATAGGTAAAGTAAGTTCTTTTGTAAagtattaggtccttacatatgaaattggcgttttgtacgggaggaatataaagtatttttattttgtaaaatatgtttaattaatcaaagtatgcaccgttgttatctatgcatttttgccatctcataggtagttcattgatccctttattaaaaaaaccatgGAGGTGTtaatcaataaactctttgaacGGTTTGGACTGCCGCATCGGTGTTGTATTTTTTTCCTTCTAAGAAATTGTCCAAATTCCggaaaaaatggtaatctgttGGAGCAAGGTCGGTCGGAGTACGGTGGATGTCgcagacattccaattgtagctcatctaaTTTAGGGATTGTTTGTTGTGCATTGTGGATAAACAGCAGTAGCCTAAAGCGATTGACCAATCTCGGTTGTTTAGCAGCTAGTTCTTCCTTCATGTTTTGCAGTTGCTGACAATAGATATCTGCCGTAATTGTTTGATCAGATTTTAGAAAGCTGTAGTGAACAACACCGGCGCTAGTCCACCAAACACTCACAAGTAAGTTTTTCTGAGTCAATTTTCGTTTAGGGCAGGATTTGGCTGGGTCACCAGGGTCCAGACATTGCGACGAGCGCTTCCGATTATCGTACAGTATCCATTTTTTTCACAagtaatgattaaatttaaaatcccTTCATTATTGTGTCGTTTGAGCAAAGTAACATAGCAGTCGATGCGTGTTTGCAAGTTGGATTCACTCAACTCATGagttcaagtttttttactctcccgatttgcttcaagtggattaatacagttttatcaatTACCCCAAAGCCTGcagctataatataaataatagccattaattcttcattttccactttggtCTTCGGTCTTCCTCGGGGTTGgttctgaaggtcgaaatttccagaacgaaaacgttgaaaccAAAAACGTACGTACGTACCTACGTATATAATGAGTGAtatgcagtttacaatgaaatgaaatcaaaacaaaacctgccattggtttcgaaattcctaaaaaatatattgaataaacgcCAAATTTCGCGGGAGACAcactagttttattttaattctctaATACAGTCATGTCATTGTATCAAtcttttatacatacaatatcaCTGAATCTGGTAGCGTTTGCAAAAATATTGAATCGTACGTTATATTTATTCGATATCAGAGGTCCTTTTTTCAAGAGGATATTCTGTACACGTAACTCCGATATTAGGCGCGTGTACCTTCGCGTCACATCACATCAATTTGTAACATATTCACGaagttactattttttacaCGTTATATCTAAGGGCGGGCCTTCAACGTCAGTACTCCTCTAGGTAAcaattttacatttgattttgTGCATTCGTCTACAAACGAGACTTTAGCTGGTGTGatgttataaattgtattattgctGGTTACGGACTGATGCTCTGATCTTCTCACTCACTTACTTAATGCTCTAACTGTGGGGGTACGCCCTAAGTAATCAGATCCAATTCAACGTACATGTTATGATAGTACCATAAATACTCAGTATCgtttgcggtttgaagggtgagtaagcccgtgtaactacaggcacaagggacataaaatcttagttcccatggtttgTGGCACAATTGCGATGTTAGGAATGATCAAAATGTCTTAAGGTTAATATGCAGTGCTGACCATTTACCAGGTGGCCCACTAGTCCTTCCGCCTACgactgatataaaaaaataaagcattgttagttatttaatgttttgtttttgtcaattcaaaatacttttaaagaaatgttGTTGTGTTTGTTCTCTATGCCTGTCCTCAACCATTCATCCGATTATGATGAAACTTCCGTATGTCATTTTGCATTccacaaaacaatattttcttataaacttcaaagaaagaataaagataaacaaacgttACATTTTCGCATACCATACAATTTGATAATATCTCAACTACATTGTAAACTACTAACAgtacttgattaatatatatttattcataatactatttaacttaattacttatatccacttcGTAACCATAAACCATATCGAATATCATAAAtgattcaagctctcgaccaatgaaatCACTTCAATtctatgtcaaatgttgtttatttggcttttgcaCTCTATTGGTTGGAATAGACAATTATTCTAACCGTGCGAAGCCGTAACATATAGCtagtcttatatataaaaatatatgtatgtccaTCAGTGTGAGCTAGAGGCCAATCACCATAAAACTTGGCATATTgaattacgtatttattatggCGAGGACTTCTCAGATTATTGTAACTTGACGATAATGGCTTTGCAGCACGTCGACTGAAATAACTTTCCGACCGCCAcatcaattgttttatatacacaaataggAAATATAAAATCCTAAGACGGTTTTTTTTTCACGCAGTGTCAACCTGAGGTACTTTGGTCTGCCGGGTTATGTAAGATTCTTACCCACCACACACTGCCATGGTCGTCTTTGAATTGGATCGAAGAAGCTGCAATATTGCAGAATATGAACTAAAATGTTCAATTAGGTTCTAACGtagatattaaatcaataacgaTGATGTATGAAGGCAGTGCCAAGTCCAATAATTAACTACCAGTTATTTGGTTAACCATGTATCTTTTCCCAATGTTAAAAACTTCAGTAAACTAACCTGACCGATTCAAAGACTAAAATTCTAGAAGAATTTACATCGATTTCGAATAGTTTCGAAACTGAATTGTTTTCCTTCGCTTGCATTTTACGAAATAAATCTCGTC of Vanessa tameamea isolate UH-Manoa-2023 chromosome 24, ilVanTame1 primary haplotype, whole genome shotgun sequence contains these proteins:
- the LOC113404864 gene encoding uncharacterized protein LOC113404864, with product MKLNLFKRSMIFATFFGSCLCIALIVASLGTTHWVDARARRLSNPIESEGRISFGLFEGHKELNFGYGWRNHDFSIKAGTHPARRWAWCGTAAQLAVALAASAGACVLAALGSAARSRCSPRPLLLCNGAIVLFTLGAIAVWLTEFFLRLQHNVMSDEDLANTWSSDMTADLGLSFWLIVAATITAFINNVCILIAAADGRDVDTIAPALEEKVNGAIMLY